The nucleotide sequence AATAAATCTTCTTTTCTAACGTCTCCAAAGGCAATATGATGAGCAATAATTCGCTTCAGCTTAATGGGATCTTGGAGAGCATCTCGAGTTTCCTCTGAAAGCTTTTCAAAGGCTTCATCTGTAGGCGCAAAAACTGTAAACGGACCAGGATTTTTAAGGGTTTCAATAAGTTCAGTGACTTCGAGGGCTTGTAACAGTCTGGTGAGATTTCCCGCTTTAGCCGCACTGTCTACAATGTTAGCCATAAATTATGCTTAGGTTAATCGTTACTTTAATATTTATTGTTACCTTAACTCCATGAGCAACCCTCTCTCCCCAGGAAGACAAACAATTGTAAAATTATGTAAAATTATGTAAAGTCATCTCAGAATTGGTCGCCTTTATGTCTCGTCGTACTGTCTTAAGTGTTTTACTAGCCTTGGTTTTAGCCGTTTTAACTTGGTTTAATACGACTTATACGGCGGCTGCATTAGGAGGGGCGCAACCTTCCTTAAATCAGCCGGCACCGGAGTTTACTC is from Gloeothece verrucosa PCC 7822 and encodes:
- a CDS encoding fasciclin domain-containing protein, whose protein sequence is MANIVDSAAKAGNLTRLLQALEVTELIETLKNPGPFTVFAPTDEAFEKLSEETRDALQDPIKLKRIIAHHIAFGDVRKEDLLQTDEVTTFENSVIAVDASSEGIKLNNANVVAPEIVVDNGVIYLIDQVLFPALVLSE